The Pseudomonadota bacterium genome includes a region encoding these proteins:
- the rlmKL gene encoding bifunctional 23S rRNA (guanine(2069)-N(7))-methyltransferase RlmK/23S rRNA (guanine(2445)-N(2))-methyltransferase RlmL — MTMRFFATAPTGLQDLLAEELRALGLVQAHPQRGGAVFESDLAGGYRACLWSRIANRILLPIAQFEATDDEGLYRGTGTVDWLANLSPGHTLAVDFTGIRAAILHSRFAAQRVKDAIVDQLRVATGDRPSVDVRQPDVRINVHMHATRVTVSIDLSGESLHKRGYRETGLSAPLKENLAAAMLYRGDWPAIAAAGGGFIDPLCGSATLAIEAAWMASDTAPGLLRTRFGFQRWVGHDDPTWKELVDEALERQEAGLARLPPIVALDHDRQAVRLAVANVERAGMRGQIHVERREMGSAVPPSGVATGLVATNPPYGERIGDQHELLPLYLRLGGVLRTRFPGWRAIVLNGAGCQIGLKPDRTWQLFNGPLECRLERFEIGAEDTHGSPLRAADLANRLQKNERQLRKWRAREDVSCYRLYDADIPEYALAIDVYGSESGDWLHVQEYEPPASVDPGRALGRLQAALTAIPPAAGVVPERMVFKVRRRQRGSEQYGRMGDQSRPLVVREGPCRLEVNLTDYLDTGLFLDHRPVRRWLGENARGKRVLNLFCYTGAATVHAAVGGAASTTSVDLSKTYLAWLRRNLALNALDERRHRTVHADVREWLATCRESFDLIFLDPPSFSNSKRMDGSLDIQRDHSALVRAAMSGLGDSGVLVFSTNLRGFRLDAGLAEDYRVEDCSAWSIPPDFRRNRRIHRCWFIRP, encoded by the coding sequence ATGACCATGCGTTTCTTTGCCACTGCCCCGACGGGACTGCAGGATTTGCTGGCTGAAGAGCTGCGCGCGCTCGGGCTGGTACAGGCGCATCCGCAACGCGGCGGCGCGGTGTTCGAGTCGGATCTTGCGGGTGGTTATCGCGCCTGCCTGTGGTCGCGCATCGCCAACCGAATCCTGCTGCCCATCGCGCAGTTCGAGGCGACAGATGACGAAGGGCTTTATCGTGGGACGGGAACAGTTGATTGGTTGGCCAACCTGAGCCCGGGCCACACCCTGGCGGTTGACTTCACCGGCATCAGGGCGGCGATCTTGCACAGCCGCTTCGCGGCTCAGCGCGTCAAGGATGCCATCGTCGATCAACTGCGGGTGGCGACCGGCGATCGGCCTTCGGTGGATGTTCGCCAGCCGGATGTCCGCATCAACGTGCACATGCACGCGACCCGAGTAACCGTGTCCATCGACCTGTCCGGAGAAAGCCTGCACAAGCGTGGTTACCGCGAGACCGGCCTGAGCGCGCCGCTCAAAGAGAACCTGGCCGCAGCCATGCTCTACCGGGGCGACTGGCCGGCGATTGCCGCCGCTGGCGGTGGCTTCATCGACCCCCTGTGTGGCTCGGCCACCCTGGCGATCGAGGCAGCCTGGATGGCCTCGGACACCGCACCGGGCCTGCTGCGCACCCGCTTCGGCTTCCAGCGCTGGGTCGGACACGACGACCCGACCTGGAAGGAACTGGTTGATGAAGCGCTGGAGCGACAGGAAGCGGGTTTGGCCCGACTGCCGCCAATCGTGGCACTGGATCATGACCGGCAGGCCGTTCGACTGGCGGTGGCCAACGTCGAGCGTGCGGGGATGCGCGGCCAGATTCATGTGGAGCGCCGGGAAATGGGCTCGGCTGTGCCCCCATCCGGTGTTGCAACCGGCCTGGTCGCCACCAATCCGCCCTACGGGGAGCGCATCGGTGACCAGCACGAGCTACTGCCGCTCTACCTGCGCCTGGGTGGGGTGCTTCGGACCCGGTTCCCGGGCTGGCGCGCGATCGTGCTCAACGGCGCCGGCTGCCAGATCGGCCTGAAGCCGGACCGGACCTGGCAGCTGTTCAACGGGCCGCTTGAGTGCCGTTTGGAGCGGTTCGAAATCGGCGCCGAAGACACCCACGGGTCGCCGCTGCGGGCCGCGGACCTGGCCAATCGCCTGCAAAAAAACGAACGTCAGCTCAGGAAATGGCGGGCCCGTGAGGACGTCAGCTGCTACCGGCTCTACGATGCCGACATTCCCGAGTACGCCCTGGCCATTGACGTCTACGGCAGCGAGTCGGGCGACTGGCTGCACGTACAGGAATATGAGCCCCCGGCCAGCGTCGATCCCGGGCGCGCCCTGGGTCGGCTGCAGGCCGCACTGACCGCCATCCCCCCGGCTGCAGGAGTGGTGCCGGAGCGAATGGTATTCAAGGTGCGCCGGCGTCAGCGCGGCAGCGAACAGTACGGGCGCATGGGTGACCAGTCTCGCCCCCTGGTGGTGCGCGAGGGCCCGTGCCGGCTGGAGGTCAACCTGACCGACTACCTCGATACCGGCCTGTTCCTGGACCATCGACCGGTCAGGCGCTGGCTGGGCGAGAACGCCCGCGGCAAACGGGTGCTCAACCTGTTTTGCTACACCGGTGCCGCAACGGTTCATGCAGCCGTGGGTGGCGCGGCATCGACCACCAGCGTGGATCTGTCGAAAACCTACCTGGCCTGGCTGCGCCGCAACCTGGCGCTCAATGCACTTGACGAGCGGCGTCATCGGACCGTCCATGCCGATGTGCGCGAATGGCTGGCGACGTGCCGCGAGTCATTCGACCTGATCTTTCTCGACCCGCCGAGCTTTTCCAACTCAAAGCGCATGGACGGCAGTCTGGATATCCAGCGTGATCATTCTGCGCTGGTCCGTGCGGCAATGAGCGGCCTGGGTGACAGCGGGGTGCTGGTGTTTTCAACCAACCTGCGCGGGTTCCGGCTGGATGCGGGGCTGGCTGAGGACTACCGCGTCGAGGATTGCAGCGCCTGGTCGATTCCGCCGGATTTCCGGCGCAATCGCCGGATTCACCGTTGCTGGTTCATCCGGCCCTGA